A genome region from Bradysia coprophila strain Holo2 chromosome X unlocalized genomic scaffold, BU_Bcop_v1 contig_98, whole genome shotgun sequence includes the following:
- the LOC119070547 gene encoding elongation of very long chain fatty acids protein AAEL008004 has translation MAYLISDVYDWYRDLMDNRSDPRVKDWPLMSSPFPTMAMCVFYAYFSKSLAPKLMANRKPMDLRQILVIYNLFQTIFSAWIFYEYLQSGWLSHYSLKCQPVDYSNSPLAMRMAATCWWYYIAKFTEFFDTMFFILRKKTEHVSTLHVIHHGCMPFSVWLGMKFAPGGHSTFFAMLNSFVHIVMYFYYMVAAMGPKYQKFIWWKKYLTTFQMVQFVAIFTHQFQLLFRECDYPKGFMVWIGLHGVMFLFLFSDFYKSKYTSLKNKTKKIAQNGSNDGACMPVLNDDHKKPNGVYKNGHANGISNGVPNGIHNGTNGLRSRKIQ, from the exons ATCCACGGGTCAAAGACTGGCCACTGATGTCATCACCATTTCCAACCATGGCAATGTGCGTATTTTACGCATATTTCAGCAAGTCGTTAGCACCAAAACTTATGGCAAATCGTAAACCAATGGATCTTAGACAAATATTAgtcatttacaatttatttcaaacaatttttagtgCATGGATATTCTATGAA TACCTGCAAAGCGGTTGGTTAAGCCATTATAGCCTGAAATGTCAACCAGTAGATTATTCGAATAGTCCATTGGCAATGAGG ATGGCAGCTACGTGCTGGTGGTACTACATtgcaaaatttaccgaattctTCGATACCATGTTCTTTATTTTACGGAAAAAGACCGAACATGTGTCAACATTGCACGTCATACACCATGGTTGCATGCCGTTTTCAGTTTGGTTAGGAATGAAATTTGCCCCAG gTGGTCACAGTACATTCTTTGCCATGTTAAATTCATTCGTCCACATCGTCATGTACTTCTACTATATGGTTGCCGCTATGGGGCCAAAATACCAAAAGTTTATTTGGTGGAAGAAATACTTAACAACTTTCCAAATG gttCAATTTGTGGCCATTTTCACACATCAATTCCAATTACTATTTAGAGAATGTGATTATCCGAAAGGATTTATGGTATGGATTGGCTTACACGGAGTCATGTTTTTGTTCTTGTTTTCCGATTTTTACAAATCGAAATACACCtcactgaaaaataaaaccaaaaaaattgcaCAAAATGGCAGCAATGATGGTGCTTGTATG CCCGTACTAAATGATGACCACAAGAAACCGAATGGTGTTTATAAGAATGGACATGCCAACGGCATTTCGAATGGTGTACCGAATGGCATCCACAACGGTACAAATGGTTTACGATCAAGAAAAATACAATAA
- the LOC119070532 gene encoding uncharacterized protein LOC119070532, with translation MERNKETKNYSELVSKKIVEYKEKSLKSKANLFHLWNSKSNASVQLNSNEQTDSNPQNNTGEILNLSNSFEELAVDVTPSHPPSHGNTKETKSTFHNKANDRTPAQLKLQQESACLTAEIVALSKRKESGLFTSDMRAELKKKREKLSSLQKKLCVKRRDMFRKRKSRHNFKAKLSKICDSNPDVKKALKIRNSTGRPRLEVEQPELLKTIIAIAIHGSASHDKRREDMFRSIRTLTELKEKLNDEGFQISRAATYLRLLPRRSNTQEGKRHVTTVPVRLCKTQNDLHAQHTDSSFATISINYLEELASFLGPNQVTFISQDDKARVPIGVTAANKQTPLLMHVEYRVKLADHDWVKASRHKLIPSVYAGIKIKDNGLGNRTAVGYSGPTFITIRSGKHSTSNALTHARDLDFLYDNVPEFDAIMKCKSENGFLPKPVLIIMSDGGPDENPRYEKVITVAVHHFIKRDLDALFIGTNAPGRSCFNRVERRMAPLSRDLCGLVLPHDEFGNHLNSQNETIDIELEMKNFAKAGEILAEVWSENMIDKYPTVAHFVSETESELAEDLMVRDCSWWDTHIEFGQYLLQIVKCDDRNCCKPRRSSLFTTLKNGKIPPPLPLNNIEGELKLPVCHYEKLKVDQFAPLFLNCVLKKEFQIKSFDAFCPSVQSKIQNRTCSVCAKYFSATKYLTEHKKIHKKDGKNAKNLNKNENQRENETVIRKLRPKRIAAVRAREALAIINYDDEMEDAEWHRKEDLDLDGLDIPQEETTNGNIVMPVETCLYNEWSEDV, from the exons ATGGAACgaaataaagaaacaaaaaattattctgagCTAGTTTCCAAGAAAATAGTGGAATACAAAGAGAAATCGCTAAAATCAAAAgcgaatttatttcatttgtggAACTCCAAAAGCAATGCATCCgtccaattaaattctaaTGAGCAGACAGACTCGAATCCGCAAAATAATACTGGcgaaatattgaatttatcgAATTCTTTTGAAGAATTAGCAGTGGACGTAACTCCAAGTCATCCTCCGAGTCACGGAAATACTAAAGAAACCAAGTCGACATTCCACAACAAGGCAAACGATCGGACCCCAGCCCAATTAAAATTGCAGCAAGAATCTGCTTGCCTAACAGCTGAAATTGTGGCATTGTCAAAAAGGAAGGAAAGTGGCCTTTTCACGAGTGATATGCGAGCCGAACTGAAAAAGAAACGCGAGAAACTATCATCTCTCCAGAAGAAGCTTTGTGTAAAACGACGTGATATGTTCAGGAAACGTAAAAGTCGTCACAATTTTAAGGCAAAATTATCCAAAATATGCGACAGTAATCCGGACGTCAAGAAAGCGTTAAAG attcGAAATTCTACTGGCCGACCTCGATTAGAAGTTGAACAACCAGAGCTGCTGAAGACGATAATTGCTATTGCGATACACGGGTCTGCGTCTCATGATAAGCGGCGTGAGGATATGTTTCGGTCAATTAGGACGTTGACTGAACTTAAAGAAAAGTTGAATGATGAGGGTTTCCAGATTTCAAGAGCCGCTACGTACCTTAGGCTACTGCCACGAAGGTCTAACACTCAAGAAGGAAAACGTCATGTAACAACAGTTCCCGTCCGTTTATgcaaaacacaaaatgatCTCCACGCTCAACATACCGACTCTTCTTTCGCAACGATTTCAATCAACTACCTCGAAGAACTCGCATCTTTTTTAGGCCCTAACCAAGTGACATTTATTAGTCAGGATGACAAAGCGAGAGTTCCCATAGGAGTCACAGCAGCTAATAAACaaacaccacttctgatgcaCGTAGAATATAGGGTTAAGCTGGCTGACCACGATTGGGTAAAGGCGAGTAGACATAAATTGATACCGTCAGTTTATGCTGGTATCAAGATCAAGGACAACGGACTAGGAAACAGAACAGCGGTTGGCTACTCTGGACCAACTTTCATAACAATTCG GTCTGGCAAACATTCGACTTCCAACGCGCTTACACATGCTCGAGACCTTGATTTTCTGTACGACAATGTTCCCGAATTCGACGCAATAATGAAATGCAAGTCTGAAAATGGATTCCTTCCTAAACCAGTGTTAATTATCATGTCGGATGGAGGGCCGGATGAAAATCCGCGTTACGAGAAAGTTATCACAGTAGCAGTTCACCACTTCATAAAACGTGACTTGGATGCTCTATTCATTGGTACTAACGCACCTGGCCGAAGCTGCTTCAACCGTGTCGAGCGACGGATGGCCCCGTTAAGCAGAGATTTATGCGGATTAGTGTTGCCGCACGATGAATTCGGAAATCATTTGAATAGTCAAAATGAGACTATTGACATCGAacttgaaatgaaaaactttgcCAAAGCTGGCGAGATTCTAGCTGAGGTGTGGAGTGAAAATATGATCGATAAATATCCGACTGTGGCACATTTTGTAAGTGAAACAGAATCTGAGTTGGCAGAAGACTTGATGGTAAGGGATTGCTCCTGGTGGGACACGCACATCGAATTCGGTCAATATTTACTTCAAATTGTCAAATGTGATGATCGGAATTGCTGCAAACCGAGACGAAGTTCTTTGTTCACGACATTAAAGAACGGCAAAATTCCTCCACCTTTACCATTGAACAACATTGAAGGCGAATTGAAACTTCCTGTTTGTCACTACGAAAAGCTGAAAGTCGATCAATTTGCTCCACTTTTTCTGAATTGTGTTTTAAAAAAGGAATTCCAAATCAAAAGTTTCGATGCATTTTGTCCTTCTGTTCAATCGAAAATACAGAATCGGACCTGTAGCGTTTGTGCTAAGTATTTCAGTGCTACGAAATACTTAAcggaacacaaaaaaatacataaaaaggACGGAAAGAAtgcgaaaaatttgaataaaaacgaaaaccaGCGCGAGAACGAAACTGTAATCAGAAAATTGCGACCGAAGCGTATTGCTGCTGTTCGAGCGCGGGAAGCCCTGGCAATTATAAACTACGACGATGAAATGGAAGACGCTGAATGGCATCGAAAGGAAGATCTAGACCTGGATGGTCTTGATATTCCTCAAGAAGAGACAACAAACGGGAATATTGTTATGCCTGTCGAAACTTGCTTGTACAACGAGTGGTCGGAAGATGTGTAA